One segment of Mycolicibacterium baixiangningiae DNA contains the following:
- a CDS encoding 2-oxoacid:ferredoxin oxidoreductase subunit beta: MTELIGTDLSLTPLSKTAGVPTTDQPQKGKDFTSDQEVRWCPGCGDYVILNTIRNFLPELGLRRENIAFVSGIGCSSRFPYYLETYGFHSIHGRAPTIATGLALARPDLSVWVVTGDGDSLSIGGNHLIHALRRNVNITILLFNNRIYGLTKGQYSPTSEVGKVTKSTPMGSLDYPFNPVSLALGSEATFVGRAMDSDRKGLSEVLRGAAAHRGAALVEILQDCPIFNDGSFDALRKEGADERLINVRHGEPITFGADGEYCVVKSGYGLEVAKTADVSTDEIVVHNAEIDDPAYAFALSRLSEQNLEHMVMGIFRQVSRPTYDDAAREQVRSARDAKPHDTAALQSLLRGKDTWTID, from the coding sequence GCCTGACCCCCCTGTCCAAGACGGCGGGGGTGCCCACCACCGACCAGCCGCAGAAGGGCAAGGACTTCACCAGCGACCAGGAGGTGCGCTGGTGCCCCGGTTGCGGTGACTACGTCATTCTCAACACCATCCGCAACTTCCTGCCCGAGCTGGGGCTGCGCCGCGAGAACATCGCGTTCGTCAGCGGTATCGGCTGCTCGAGCCGGTTCCCGTACTACCTGGAGACCTACGGGTTCCACTCCATCCACGGCCGCGCGCCGACCATCGCCACCGGTCTGGCGCTGGCGCGTCCCGACCTGTCGGTGTGGGTGGTCACCGGCGACGGCGACTCGCTGTCGATCGGCGGCAACCACCTGATCCACGCGTTGCGCCGCAACGTCAACATCACGATCCTGCTGTTCAACAACCGGATCTACGGGCTGACCAAGGGTCAGTACTCGCCGACCTCCGAGGTCGGCAAGGTCACCAAGTCCACGCCCATGGGTTCGCTGGACTACCCGTTCAACCCTGTGTCCCTGGCGCTGGGCTCCGAGGCTACCTTCGTGGGCCGCGCGATGGACTCCGACCGCAAGGGGCTCTCGGAGGTGCTGAGGGGCGCGGCTGCGCACCGCGGCGCCGCGTTGGTCGAGATCCTGCAAGACTGCCCGATCTTCAACGACGGTTCCTTCGATGCGCTGCGCAAAGAGGGTGCCGACGAGCGGCTGATCAACGTCCGTCACGGTGAGCCGATCACCTTCGGCGCCGACGGCGAGTACTGCGTCGTGAAGTCCGGCTACGGCCTGGAGGTCGCCAAGACCGCCGACGTGTCGACCGACGAAATCGTGGTGCACAACGCCGAGATCGACGACCCGGCGTACGCCTTCGCGCTGTCGCGTCTGTCCGAGCAGAACCTCGAGCACATGGTGATGGGCATCTTCCGGCAGGTCAGCAGGCCTACTTATGACGATGCCGCCCGCGAGCAGGTCCGCTCGGCGCGGGATGCCAAACCGCACGACACCGCTGCACTGCAATCGCTGCTTCGCGGCAAGGACACCTGGACCATCGACTAA
- the mobA gene encoding molybdenum cofactor guanylyltransferase, giving the protein MTSPVPLAAVVLAGGASRRMGRDKATVVVDGSTLVERVVATVSERSSPVFVIAAPGQPLPELSAQVLRDEVRGVGPLLATGRGLRAAAQAGHRWAFVCAVDLPHLTMDFVDDLAVPAARLGVDVVLPWDGRDHYLAAIYRTSLADHISTLVAAGERSMRALVDTVDTQRIVMPEQRALTNANTPDDLPVAP; this is encoded by the coding sequence GTGACGTCACCCGTACCGTTGGCCGCGGTCGTGCTGGCGGGCGGGGCGTCCCGCCGCATGGGACGCGACAAGGCGACGGTGGTCGTCGACGGCTCCACGCTGGTCGAGCGCGTGGTCGCCACGGTGAGTGAACGCAGCTCGCCGGTGTTCGTGATCGCCGCCCCGGGTCAGCCCCTTCCGGAGTTGTCCGCGCAGGTTCTACGCGACGAGGTGCGCGGCGTCGGGCCGCTGTTGGCCACCGGGCGTGGCCTGCGCGCCGCCGCGCAGGCCGGCCACCGATGGGCGTTCGTGTGCGCCGTCGACCTGCCGCATCTGACGATGGATTTCGTCGACGATCTCGCGGTGCCTGCCGCACGGCTCGGCGTCGACGTCGTGCTGCCCTGGGACGGCCGCGACCACTACCTGGCGGCCATCTACCGCACGTCGCTCGCGGATCACATCTCGACCCTGGTGGCCGCCGGAGAGCGCAGTATGCGGGCTCTGGTGGACACCGTCGACACCCAGCGGATCGTTATGCCCGAACAACGGGCGCTCACGAACGCGAACACCCCGGACGACCTACCCGTCGCGCCCTGA